A single genomic interval of Nevskia ramosa DSM 11499 harbors:
- a CDS encoding ATP-dependent nuclease, translated as MKTIEKIKLQNFRRFRDFSVKFTSPRTILVGENEAGKSSILLAINLVLSASRTQAETIGAERLLNVTAVQEFMASARNYADLPVLFVELYFNDHGNIELEGRNNSEGVTCHGLRMTCAPNNPLSAEIRAILAKPDAVFPYDYYDVSFTSFQGDAYSGGRRFARHLTIDTSSGNAEYATRDYIARMYKAHAQPVEQSGHQHAYRSLKDNYKANVLFDLNGRTEEYQFALRTDAKSNLMTDLTLMQGDVGIDSKGKGLQCFIKTKFALKRAANPNQALDIILIEEPENHLSHANMHRLIGEIAQTDDKQLIIATHSNMISARLDLRNAIMLQSSSPAAATLEDLDPETAKFFVKAPDHGVLDFVLAKKALLVEGDAEHILMEQLFEAITGQKLADHDAHVLSVGGISFKRYLDIAKILRKRVAVLRDNDGDYQAKCVDEFADYSDQHIRIFGDRNPENRTFEICLYQANAAICEAVLAAPRRRLPIQEYMLKNKTEAAYALLNSDRALTVPAYIRDAIEWLVA; from the coding sequence TTGAAGACGATAGAAAAGATCAAGCTTCAGAACTTCAGGCGATTCAGAGACTTTTCCGTGAAGTTCACTTCGCCGCGAACCATTCTCGTTGGTGAGAACGAAGCCGGAAAGAGCAGCATCCTTCTGGCTATTAACCTAGTCCTTTCCGCGAGTCGGACACAGGCTGAGACGATCGGTGCTGAGCGCCTATTGAATGTTACTGCCGTGCAGGAGTTCATGGCGAGTGCCCGAAACTACGCAGATCTTCCTGTTCTTTTCGTGGAACTGTACTTCAACGACCATGGCAATATCGAGTTGGAAGGGCGGAATAACTCTGAAGGTGTCACGTGTCACGGTCTCAGGATGACGTGTGCTCCGAACAATCCTTTGAGTGCCGAAATTAGAGCGATTCTGGCGAAGCCTGACGCGGTTTTTCCATACGACTATTATGACGTGTCTTTCACGTCATTTCAGGGTGACGCTTACAGCGGCGGTCGCCGCTTTGCCCGGCATCTGACAATTGACACCTCAAGCGGCAACGCTGAATACGCAACACGTGACTACATCGCTCGAATGTATAAAGCCCATGCTCAGCCAGTTGAACAGAGCGGCCATCAACATGCATACCGCTCGCTGAAGGATAATTATAAAGCCAACGTACTTTTCGACCTTAATGGACGAACGGAGGAATATCAGTTCGCATTACGAACCGACGCAAAGTCCAATCTCATGACGGATTTAACCTTGATGCAAGGCGATGTTGGCATCGATAGTAAGGGCAAGGGACTTCAGTGCTTCATCAAGACTAAGTTCGCACTAAAAAGGGCCGCAAATCCAAACCAAGCGCTTGATATCATCCTTATTGAGGAGCCAGAAAATCATCTGAGCCATGCGAATATGCACAGGCTAATTGGCGAAATCGCTCAGACGGACGACAAGCAACTCATCATTGCAACCCATAGCAACATGATTTCCGCCCGTCTCGACCTTCGAAACGCAATCATGCTGCAAAGCTCGTCACCCGCAGCCGCAACCTTAGAAGATCTCGATCCTGAAACCGCAAAATTTTTCGTAAAGGCCCCTGATCACGGCGTTTTGGACTTCGTTCTAGCAAAAAAGGCGCTCCTCGTTGAAGGCGATGCCGAGCATATTTTGATGGAGCAGCTGTTCGAGGCGATTACTGGGCAAAAACTAGCCGACCACGATGCGCACGTGCTCTCCGTGGGCGGGATAAGCTTTAAGAGATATCTCGATATCGCGAAGATTCTAAGGAAAAGGGTAGCGGTTCTGAGGGATAACGATGGCGACTATCAGGCAAAGTGTGTTGATGAGTTTGCCGACTATTCAGATCAACATATCCGGATATTCGGCGACCGGAATCCAGAAAATCGCACGTTTGAGATATGCCTTTATCAGGCAAATGCAGCCATCTGCGAGGCGGTATTGGCAGCACCGAGACGCCGACTACCTATTCAGGAGTACATGCTAAAGAATAAGACCGAGGCGGCATATGCGTTGCTGAATAGTGATCGCGCTTTGACGGTTCCTGCATACATACGAGACGCCATCGAATGGCTGGTCGCTTAG